Proteins found in one Magnolia sinica isolate HGM2019 chromosome 5, MsV1, whole genome shotgun sequence genomic segment:
- the LOC131245688 gene encoding probable pectate lyase 8, whose protein sequence is MEASSLKRFSLLFFLVLLFAGALAGNGSEKMPDSRSTEAEQISTEEHAKAALDGGRLELNTEEHVVDDPEEVASAVEMTISNSTERRNLGFLSCGTGNPIDDCWRCDPQWHRNRKRLADCGIGFGRNAIGGRNGRFYVVTDPSDHDAVTPRPGTLRHAVIQDRPLWIVFQRDMVITLKEELIMNSFKTIDGRGHNVHIANGACITIQYVTNIIIHGLHIHDCKPTGNAMVRSSPTHYGWRTIADGDGVSIFGSSHVWVDHCSLSSCADGLIDAVMGSTAITISNNYFTHHNEVMLLGHSDSYDKDKGMQVTIAFNHFGEGLIQRMPRCRHGYFHVVNNDYTHWEMYAIGGSANPTINSQGNRYLAPTNRFAKEVTKRVDTSTGIWKNWNWRSEGDLMLNGAYFTPSGAGASASYARASSLGAKSSSMVASITSGAGALGCRRGSHC, encoded by the exons ATGGAGGCTTCTTCTTTGAAACGTTTTTCTCTGCTGTTTTTTCTTGTCCTGCTATTTGCGGGAGCTCTGGCTGGAAATGGGAGCGAGAAGATGCCGGATTCGAG GTCTACTGAAGCAGAGCAAATCTCAACAGAAGAACACGCGAAGGCTGCGCTAGATGGAGGGAG ATTGGAGTTGAATACAGAGGAGCATGTCGTGGATGATCCAGAAGAGGTTGCCTCTGCGGTGGAGAT GACTATAAGCAACAGCACTGAGAGAAGGAACCTGGGCTTCCTTTCCTGTGGCACCGGCAATCCCATCGACGACTGCTGGCGATGCGACCCCCAATGGCACCGCAATCGCAAGAGGTTGGCTGACTGTGGGATCGGCTTCGGACGTAATGCCATTGGTGGTCGCAATGGCCGCTTCTATGTGGTCACCGATCCTAGTGATCACGATGCTGTGACCCCAAGGCCTGGCACCCTCCGTCACGCAGTTATCCAGGACAGACCCCTGTGGATCGTGTTCCAGCGTGATATGGTGATCACCCTGAAAGAGGAGCTGATCATGAACAGTTTCAAGACCATCGATGGCCGTGGTCACAATGTCCACATTGCCAATGGCGCTTGTATAACCATCCAATACGTCACCAACATCATCATTCATGGCCTCCACATCCACGACTGCAAGCCCACCGGCAATGCGATGGTCCGCAGCTCCCCGACGCACTATGGGTGGAGGACCATTGCCGACGGTGATGGCGTCTCCATCTTTGGTTCCAGCCATGTGTGGGTTGACCACTGCTCTCTCTCCAGCTGCGCGGATGGCCTGATTGACGCCGTCATGGGGTCCACTGCCATCACCATCTCTAACAACTACTTCACCCACCACAATGAG GTGATGTTGTTGGGCCACAGTGATTCCTACGACAAAGATAAGGGGATGCAGGTGACGATCGCTTTCAACCATTTCGGCGAAGGTCTCATTCAGAGAATGCCAAG GTGCAGGCATGGGTATTTCCATGTGGTGAACAATGACTACACTCACTGGGAGATGTATGCGATTGGCGGAAGTGCAAATCCCACCATCAACAGCCAGGGCAACAGATATCTTGCCCCGACGAATCGCTTTGCCAAGGAG GTGACAAAGAGGGTGGACACATCAACAGGCATCTGGAAGAATTGGAACTGGCGATCGGAGGGTGACCTGATGTTGAATGGGGCCTACTTCACACCCTCAGGTGCAGGAGCTTCGGCCAGCTATGCCCGGGCCTCGAGCTTAGGCGCCAAGTCATCTTCCATGGTGGCTTCCATCACTTCCGGGGCAGGCGCCCTCGGCTGCCGCAGGGGATCGCACTGCTAA